In Macadamia integrifolia cultivar HAES 741 chromosome 13, SCU_Mint_v3, whole genome shotgun sequence, one DNA window encodes the following:
- the LOC122059490 gene encoding putative disease resistance protein RGA3: MSAVGQIFGGSFLSAFLQVAFDRFASPELLDFILRWEINLDEVDSLKLTSAMIQALFDEAELKQFTNIAVKLWLDHLKQLLYDAEDILDEYATELLRLKLESAHQTQQVCDPVPLTPIESSVSSWLNSGIESAVKGINETLEGIKGIGPKLYNIAKELREIKRFGSKVRDINQKLISVAQEGVALGLNSSMGSGSSRPMVLSPRTPTSSLVNRSKVFGREEDMEKIVGWLLADKTPCPSDNNNNFSVLPIVGMGGVGKTTLAQLVYNDEKVKKHFHLKVWVCVSEDFDVVRLTKEIFESATGASPPNSFDLLHMKLQEALSEKKLLLVLDDMWSESYERWDAFSTAFAFGKPGSKILVTTRNKGVASIVRTVPYNHCLKGLSDEACIALVGRHTFNDENSLDANQKLEVFGHEIVKKCKGLPLAIKTLAGLLRDKKENSEWKAILDNEIWDLKENEILPSLMLSYHHLPPLLKRCFAYCALFPKDYVFSKIELVGLWMSEGMVQPKDSRRLEDIGAGYFDVLFMRSFFESSNCCRPWVAGRKFFDLSKEIHKRYFFESSSNMGLGFVMHDLIHDLAHFVSGGIYCRREYDKTSQVLTTTRHLSYVMDNYNVEAIESVAMKSLRTLLVLNDISGSLDYFCSTMQFQFQFMRVLRFRNCYNCELHDSIGELKHLRALDLSFSDIVRLPDSIGSLYNLQSLVLFGCERLRQLPKDMGNLVNLRYLILPAHWGFHKIPLGVGNLTSLQLLTSLDAEPKKKLSQQHGTSDNSNLEDERNNILGLQLRNLTSLRALRISNCKNLESLSKELHTLPSLRRLVIGSCPTLVSFQEIRLPTTLQELKIFDCENLESLTKELQTLTFLQEFVIESCPSLMSFQIGLPTMLEELEIIDCKNLESLPMGLLHSLTSLQRLEIKDCPALGSVPDMGLSTMLREVLILKCGNLNALPKGLHKLTNLEKLEIVECFFLIECKNLEPLYTLGLHNLTSLSYLTIGGCPSLMSIPKGLLPTNLRNFCIRDCPILESLHDGFSDLTSLKHLEIRNCSMLRQQCQNKEGEEWSKISQIPKVIIDDGNEA, from the coding sequence atgtcaGCTGTGGGACAGATTTTTGGAGGGTCCTTCCTCTCGGCTTTCCTTCAAGTGGCTTTCGATAGATTTGCCTCTCCCGAGTTGCTAGATTTCATACTCCGATGGGAAATCAACTTGGATGAAGTGGATTCACTGAAACTGACGTCAGCCATGATTCAGGCCTTATTTGATGAAGCAGAATTGAAGCAATTCACCAACATTGCTGTGAAACTGTGGCTggaccacctcaaacaactccTCTATGATGCAGAGGACATATTGGATGAGTATGCCACTGAACTTCTACGCCTGAAATTGGAATCTGCTCACCAAACCCAACAGGTATGCGACCCTGTTCCTCTAACTCCAATTGAAAGTAGTGTTTCTTCTTGGTTGAACTCTGGCATAGAATCTGCAGTTAAGGGCATCAACGAAACTTTAGAAGGAATAAAAGGCATTGGGCCTAAGCTTTATAACATCGCCAAAGAGCTGCGGGAGATTAAAAGGTTTGGATCTAAAGTAAGAGATATCAACCAGAAGTTAATAAGTGTAGCACAAGAAGGTGTTGCTCTTGGTTTGAACTCGAGCATGGGATCTGGGTCCTCAAGGCCCATGGTTCTCAGTCCAAGGACACCGACGAGTTCTTTGGTTAATAGATCTAAAGTTTTTGGCCGAGAGGAAGATATGGAGAAGATTGTTGGATGGTTGCTAGCAGACAAAACTCCATGTCCTTCTGACAATAACAATAATTTCTCAGTGCTACCCATAGTCGGCATGGGTGGAGTTGGGAAGACAACCCTTGCTCAACTTGTTTATAACGATGAGAAAGTTAAGAAGCATTTTCATTTGAAAGTTTGGGTGTGTGTATCGGAGGATTTTGATGTGGTGAGGTTAACCAAAGAAATTTTTGAGTCAGCAACTGGGGCATCCCCTCCTAATTCATTCGACTTGCTACACATGAAACTTCAAGAAGCATTGAGTgagaaaaaattattattggtTCTAGATGACATGTGGAGTGAGAGCTACGAGAGATGGGATGCCTTCAGCACCGCTTTTGCATTTGGTAAACCAGGAAGCAAGATATTGGTTACCACAAGGAACAAGGGTGTTGCATCAATCGTGCGCACAGTTCCATACAATCATTGTCTAAAAGGTCTGTCAGACGAGGCTTGTATTGCACTAGTTGGAAGACACACTTTCAATGATGAAAATTCACTTGATGCAAATCAAAAGTTGGAAGTATTTGGACATGAAATTGTGAAGAAATGTAAGGGCTTACCTTTAGCGATAAAAACACTTGCTGGCCTCTTGCGAGATAAAAAGGAGAACAGTGAGTGGAAAGCTATATTGGATAATGAAATATGGGATTTAAAAGAGAATGAGATTCTTCCATCACTCATGTTGAGCTACCATCATCTACCGCCTCTTTTGAAGAGATGCTTCGCATATTGTGCTTTGTTTCCTAAAGACTATGTATTTAGCAAGATTGAATTAGTCGGGTTGTGGATGTCAGAAGGTATGGTTCAACCAAAAGATAGCAGAAGGCTAGAAGATATAGGGGCTGGATATTTTGATGTATTATTTATGAGGTCTTTCTTTGAGTCATCTAATTGTTGTCGGCCTTGGGTGGCAGGCCGGAAGTTTTTTGACTTATCAAAAGAAATTcacaaaagatatttttttgagTCATCTAGTAACATGGGATTAGGATTTGTGATGCATGATTTGATCCATGATTTAGCACACTTTGTTTCGGGTGGAATATATTGTAGAAGGGAGTATGATAAGACATCTCAAGTTCTTACAACAACACGTCACCTGTCCTACGTTATGGATAATTATAATGTTGAGGCGATAGAATCAGTGGCCATGAAAAGCTTACGTACCCTTCTAGTTCTAAATGATATTTCGGGTAGTCTCGATTACTTTTGCTCCACCAtgcaattccaattccaattcatGCGTGTGCTACGTTTCAGAAACTGTTACAATTGTGAGTTGCATGATTCAATTGGCGAGTTGAAACATCTTAGAGCTCTTGATCTCTCATTTTCTGATATTGTGAGGTTACCTGACTCAATTGGAAGTCTTTACAATCTACAATCATTGGTCCTTTTTGGTTGTGAGAGACTTAGACAGTTGCCTAAAGATATGGGTAACCTTGTAAACCTTCGATACCTTATTCTTCCCGCTCATTGGGGTTTCCATAAAATTCCATTAGGAGTAGGTAACTTGACTAGTCTTCAATTGTTGACATCACTTGATGCggagccaaaaaaaaagttgtccCAACAACATGGAACTTCGGACAATTCAAATTTGGAAGATGAAAGAAATAATATCCTTGGCCTACAGCTGCGCAATCTcacatctctccgagctcttcGAATATCAAATTGTAAGAATCTAGAGTCACTATCCAAGGAACTACACACTCTACCATCTCTCCGAAGATTAGTAATTGGAAGTTGCCCTACTCTTGTGTCCTTCCAGGAAATAAGGTTACCCACCACActtcaagaattgaagatatTTGATTGTGAGAATCTGGAGTCACTAACAAAGGAGCTACAAACACTAACATTTCTTCAAGAATTTGTAATCGAAAGTTGCCCTAGTCTCATGTCCTTCCAAATAGGGTTACCAACTATGCTTGAAGAATTGGAGATCATCGATTGCAAGAATCTAGAGTCCCTACCCATGGGACTACTACACAGTCTCACCTCCCTCCAAAGATTAGAAATCAAAGATTGCCCTGCTCTTGGGTCCGTTCCTGACATGGGCTTATCCACCATGCTTCGGGAGGTATTGATTCTAAAGTGTGGGAATCTGAATGCCTTGCCCAAGGGGTTGCACAAACTCACAAACCTTGAAAAATTGGAGATTGTGGAATGTTTTTTTCTTATAGAGTGCAAGAATCTTGAACCCCTATATACCTTGGGCCTTCATAATCTCACTTCTCTTTCATATCTTACCATTGGAGGATGCCCTTCTCTCATGTCCATTCCAAAGGGTCTGCTTCCTACCAATCTTAGAAATTTTTGCATCAGGGACTGCCCAATTCTTGAATCCCTACATGATGGATTCTCTGACCTAACCTCTCTTAAACATTTGGAGATCCGGAATTGTTCAATGCTAAGACAACAGTGTCAAaacaaggaaggagaagagtggTCCAAGATTTCCCAAATCCCTAAGGTAATAATAGATGATGGCAATGAAGCATAA